In Dyadobacter sp. NIV53, a single window of DNA contains:
- a CDS encoding TlpA disulfide reductase family protein gives MKKIKTVFLLLTILIFGSKIQAQETRIRTGEMAPEIELPNIKGEKTALSSLRGNLVLIDFWATWCAPCVEEQPELKKLYTKYNHLKSGGIGLEIFGVSLDNKKEAWEKSIRKFNMAWVQVSDLKYWTSPVAQTYHIEALPYNVLVDEKGFIIALNLHGKELEGFIDSYLKKE, from the coding sequence ATGAAAAAAATTAAAACCGTTTTTCTTCTTTTAACTATTCTGATTTTTGGAAGTAAAATACAAGCACAGGAAACCAGGATCAGAACTGGAGAAATGGCGCCGGAAATAGAGTTGCCTAATATCAAAGGAGAAAAAACAGCACTTTCGTCATTGCGTGGAAACCTGGTATTGATCGATTTTTGGGCTACCTGGTGTGCTCCCTGCGTTGAGGAGCAGCCTGAGCTTAAAAAATTATATACCAAATACAATCATTTAAAAAGTGGCGGGATAGGCCTGGAAATTTTTGGTGTATCGCTCGACAATAAAAAAGAGGCCTGGGAAAAGTCGATCCGGAAGTTTAATATGGCCTGGGTTCAGGTCAGCGATTTAAAATATTGGACTTCACCCGTGGCACAAACCTATCATATTGAAGCACTTCCATATAATGTGCTTGTAGATGAAAAGGGATTCATTATAGCACTGAACCTGCACGGCAAGGAACTGGAAGGTTTTATTGATTCCTATCTGAAAAAAGAATA
- a CDS encoding rhodanese-like domain-containing protein, protein MKKLTPYFSFIFMLVFSAAVQAQTAKEPWTESQLIATQELADQINAPGKPKPLIINIGPQAVIKGSVDVGPGKEKTNIKALEKTLAKSDKNKEVVIYCGCCPFDKCPNIRPAFNQLKDMGFTNARLLNIPKNIKTDWIDKGYPVND, encoded by the coding sequence ATGAAAAAATTGACACCGTATTTCAGCTTCATTTTCATGCTGGTATTTTCAGCTGCTGTTCAGGCCCAGACGGCAAAAGAGCCCTGGACCGAATCCCAGCTGATAGCAACGCAGGAGCTGGCCGACCAGATCAATGCTCCGGGTAAGCCGAAGCCGCTGATTATTAACATTGGCCCGCAGGCAGTTATTAAAGGCTCAGTAGATGTGGGGCCGGGAAAGGAAAAGACAAATATCAAGGCACTGGAAAAAACGCTTGCAAAATCAGATAAAAACAAAGAAGTCGTGATTTACTGCGGATGTTGCCCTTTTGACAAATGCCCGAATATCAGACCGGCATTTAACCAGTTAAAAGACATGGGTTTTACCAATGCCAGGCTCTTGAATATTCCCAAAAATATTAAAACAGACTGGATTGATAAAGGTTATCCGGTGAATGACTAA
- a CDS encoding NAD-dependent epimerase/dehydratase family protein codes for MKHKNLKIILTGATGFVGEGILLESLNNIHIEEVLMVNRKHSDLQHSKLKELIVPDFMHLDSVKERLTGYDACFFCSGISSAGMNEEKYTRITYDTTIHFAEALIAVNPAIVFNFISGSHTDSSEKGRAMWARVKGKTENALMKLPFKKQFNFRPGAMIPAREQQNAKTAYKLIVKTIAFLFPKLAVTMHELAGSMVNAVIMGYPKQILEISDIKELAKSTDF; via the coding sequence GTGAAGCACAAAAATTTAAAAATAATCCTTACCGGCGCTACCGGATTTGTTGGAGAAGGAATACTGCTGGAATCTTTGAACAACATACATATTGAAGAAGTTTTGATGGTCAACCGTAAACATTCTGACCTTCAGCATTCCAAATTAAAGGAGTTGATTGTTCCTGATTTTATGCATCTCGATTCGGTAAAAGAACGGCTTACAGGCTACGACGCATGTTTTTTCTGTTCCGGCATCAGTTCAGCGGGAATGAATGAAGAGAAATATACGCGCATTACTTATGATACGACCATTCATTTTGCGGAAGCACTGATTGCGGTGAATCCTGCAATAGTTTTCAATTTTATTTCCGGAAGCCATACCGATAGTTCTGAAAAGGGAAGGGCGATGTGGGCACGGGTAAAGGGCAAAACTGAAAATGCGCTGATGAAATTACCTTTCAAAAAACAATTTAACTTTCGTCCTGGCGCTATGATTCCGGCCAGGGAGCAGCAAAATGCAAAAACTGCTTATAAACTAATTGTCAAAACGATTGCCTTTTTGTTTCCCAAACTAGCAGTTACCATGCATGAACTGGCCGGTTCGATGGTCAATGCGGTAATAATGGGTTATCCCAAGCAAATACTGGAAATAAGTGATATCAAGGAATTAGCAAAAAGTACAGATTTTTAA
- a CDS encoding T9SS type A sorting domain-containing protein, translated as MLYPNPASEKLTVNSPDWDSVVGIEISDVAGKLVFHKTGNKMDNQLILNHLSAGIYFLKTENKNSIVTTYKFVVK; from the coding sequence ATACTTTATCCAAATCCTGCTTCTGAAAAACTTACTGTTAATTCGCCAGACTGGGATTCAGTTGTCGGTATTGAAATTTCTGATGTTGCCGGCAAACTTGTATTTCACAAAACCGGAAACAAAATGGACAATCAGTTAATTTTAAACCACTTGTCAGCAGGAATATATTTTCTTAAAACCGAAAACAAAAACAGTATTGTCACTACCTATAAATTTGTTGTAAAATAG